From the genome of Candidozyma auris chromosome 2, complete sequence, one region includes:
- a CDS encoding 2-(3-amino-3-carboxypropyl)histidine synthase — protein MEEKPRRRFVGRKTTHAADGSVVPVVKRHVGRAMNQIPQNILEDKELNEAIKLLPSNYNFEIHKCVWNIRKHGAKRVALQMPEGLLIYSLVISDILEQFCEVETVVMGDVSYGACCIDDYTARALDCDFIIHYAHSCLVPIDVTAIKVLYVFVTINIEEQHLVNTLKKNFSQGSHIACFGTIQFNPSIHSIRGKLESDSEKPMYIIPPQTMPLSKGEVLGCTSAKLNKDHIDAMVYIGDGRFHLESAMIHNPDIPAFRYDPYSRKFTRECYDQQQMVKVRQDAIAHAKGAKKVGLILGALGRQGNPQTLGRLERGLAGAGIETVKIILSEIFPQKLAMFDDIDAFVQVACPRLSIDWGYAFEKPLLTPYEAMVMIGKDEWQDNFYPMDYYKKDGYGRGAVPVRGS, from the coding sequence ATGGAGGAAAAACCACGGAGACGCTTTGTGGGCAGGAAAACCACCCATGCTGCCGACGGGTCGGTGGTGCCTGTGGTGAAAAGGCATGTGGGCCGGGCGATGAACCAGATTCCACAGAATATTCTTGAAGATAAGGAGCTCAACGAGGCCATCAAGCTATTACCTTCAAATTACAACTTTGAGATACACAAATGCGTTTGGAATATTCGCAAACACGGGGCCAAGCGTGTGGCGTTGCAGATGCCTGAAGGGCTCTTGATATACTCGTTGGTGATATCGGACATTTTAGAGCAATTCTGTGAGGTGGAGACCGTGGTCATGGGTGATGTGTCGTATGGTGCCTGTTGTATCGACGACTACACGGCTCGGGCGCTAGATTGTGATTTCATCATCCATTATGCCCATTCATGTCTCGTGCCCATCGACGTGACGGCAATCAAAGTGCTCTATGTATTTGTCACAATCAACATCGAAGAACAGCATCTTGTGAATACgctcaaaaagaacttTTCTCAGGGAAGTCACATAGCATGTTTTGGCACAATCCAGTTCAACCCTTCAATTCACAGCATACGGGGAAAGCTCGAAAGCGACTCCGAAAAACCCATGTACATCATCCCACCCCAGACCATGCCACTATCAAAAGGAGAGGTCCTTGGTTGCACATCAGCAAAACTTAATAAGGACCACATTGACGCCATGGTTTATATCGGCGATGGCCGCTTTCATCTTGAAAGCGCCATGATCCACAACCCAGACATTCCAGCATTCAGATACGATCCTTACTCAAGAAAGTTCACGAGAGAATGTTACGACCAACAGCAAATGGTAAAGGTTAGACAAGATGCCATTGCACACGCCAAAGGGGCTAAAAAAGTAGGCCTCATTCTTGGTGCTTTGGGTCGCCAGGGCAACCCTCAGACGCTCGGCCGGCTTGAACGAGGACTTGCCGGCGCCGGCATTGAAACGGTGAAAATCATCTTGAGTGAAATTTTCCCACAAAAATTGGCCATGTTCGACGACATTGACGCTTTCGTACAAGTTGCATGTCCGCGGTTATCGATTGATTGGGGTTATGCATTCGAGAAGCCATTGCTTACACCCTACGAGGCCATGGTTATGATTGGCAAGGACGAGTGGCAGGACAATTTCTATCCCATGGACTACTATAAGAAGGACGGTTACGGCAGAGGAGCGGTCCCTGTAAGAGGAAGCTGA